In Candidatus Roseilinea sp., one DNA window encodes the following:
- a CDS encoding orotate phosphoribosyltransferase, giving the protein MTDHLSLINDLFDIGCVKFGQFKLKSGLTSPIYIDLRLLVSHPPVLKRVAQAMAGMISQFSILHSRFDRLAAIPYAGLPIGVAVALETGRPLIYPRREAKDYGTGRLIEGEYRPGETVLLVDDLITRGTAKLEALQPLREAGLIVNDVLVVIDREQGGREELAQQGIRLHAVFTLSEMLDGLARSGRLEAHRRDEVLTWLRSAQ; this is encoded by the coding sequence ATGACCGATCACCTCTCGCTCATCAACGACCTGTTCGACATCGGCTGCGTGAAGTTCGGCCAGTTCAAGCTCAAGAGTGGCCTGACCTCGCCGATCTACATTGACCTGCGCCTGCTCGTCTCACATCCTCCCGTGCTAAAGCGCGTCGCTCAAGCGATGGCTGGCATGATTTCTCAATTCTCCATTCTCCATTCTCGATTTGATCGCCTTGCTGCCATTCCCTACGCCGGCCTGCCCATCGGCGTGGCCGTGGCGCTGGAGACCGGCCGGCCGCTCATCTACCCGCGCCGGGAGGCCAAAGACTACGGCACCGGCCGGCTGATCGAAGGCGAATATCGCCCCGGCGAGACCGTGCTGCTGGTGGATGACTTGATCACCCGTGGCACGGCCAAGCTGGAGGCGCTTCAGCCATTGCGCGAGGCGGGGCTGATCGTCAACGATGTGTTGGTGGTGATTGATCGCGAGCAGGGCGGGCGCGAAGAGCTGGCCCAGCAGGGCATCCGGCTACACGCCGTCTTCACGCTCTCCGAAATGCTCGATGGGCTGGCGCGATCCGGCCGGCTCGAAGCCCACCGGCGCGACGAGGTGTTGACCTGGCTGCGGTCAGCGCAGTAG
- a CDS encoding dihydroorotate dehydrogenase: MTAVTQAHVRAQTDAARIPESNLQLAVTLCGVRFPNPTVLASGILGLSEQVFVRLAQAGVGGITTKSCSLKPRAGWPNPTIVNWGAGLINAIGLSNPGVEVMVEEIRAAKQLLAPYGVPIIASIFANTIYDFGVLARYISEAEPDLIEVNISCPNLDAQHEEMFSSNAYVSAQVTRIVKRNTDRPVVMKLSPNVEDIATIAISVANAGADAICAINSLGPGLVLDIETAQPVLANGTGGVSGPAIRPIAVRCVRDICQALKRAGLKTPVIGTGGVTTARDAIEMILVGATCVGIGSAVYRGLGVFDEVTTGIVDYMARHDYRCVEEFRGKALR; the protein is encoded by the coding sequence ATGACTGCTGTGACTCAGGCGCATGTGCGTGCACAGACGGATGCGGCGCGGATCCCGGAATCCAATCTGCAGCTTGCCGTTACGCTGTGCGGCGTGCGTTTTCCAAACCCAACGGTGCTCGCTTCGGGCATCCTCGGCCTGAGCGAGCAAGTCTTCGTCCGGTTAGCACAGGCTGGCGTCGGCGGCATCACCACTAAATCGTGCAGCTTGAAGCCTCGCGCCGGCTGGCCGAACCCGACGATCGTCAACTGGGGCGCGGGGCTGATCAACGCCATCGGCCTCAGCAATCCAGGCGTCGAGGTGATGGTCGAGGAGATCCGCGCGGCGAAGCAGTTGCTCGCGCCGTATGGGGTGCCCATCATCGCCAGCATCTTCGCCAACACCATCTACGACTTCGGCGTGCTGGCGCGCTACATCAGCGAAGCCGAGCCGGACCTGATCGAGGTCAACATCTCCTGCCCGAACCTGGACGCGCAGCATGAGGAGATGTTCTCGTCCAACGCCTACGTCTCGGCGCAGGTGACGCGCATAGTGAAGCGCAACACCGACCGTCCGGTGGTGATGAAGCTGTCGCCCAATGTGGAGGACATCGCCACCATCGCCATCAGCGTGGCCAACGCCGGCGCCGACGCCATTTGTGCCATCAACTCGCTCGGGCCCGGCTTGGTGTTGGACATCGAGACGGCGCAGCCGGTGCTGGCCAATGGCACCGGCGGCGTGAGCGGCCCGGCCATCCGGCCCATCGCCGTGCGTTGTGTGCGCGACATTTGCCAGGCACTCAAGCGCGCCGGCCTGAAGACGCCGGTGATCGGCACCGGCGGGGTGACGACCGCGCGCGATGCGATCGAGATGATCCTGGTCGGCGCGACCTGCGTCGGCATCGGCAGCGCGGTATATCGCGGCCTGGGCGTGTTCGACGAGGTGACGACCGGCATTGTGGATTACATGGCTCGGCACGACTATCGGTGCGTTGAGGAGTTCCGCGGTAAGGCACTACGCTGA
- a CDS encoding transferase, which yields MGQVRLYLSRQADSIGRYIWEQFWQALVGWVPTIAGVALRAALYRLILRMDGLAAIENNVRLRFASRIRLGRGSYLDQGVYIHACPNGVEIGEGTYVMHGSVLHVYNFRNLPNSGIWIGKNSLIGEMNVIRGQGGVHIGNRVYTSPLCQIIAVNHVFDDPARPFVEQGITAEGIVIEDDVWIGSGAVILDGVRVGKGAVVAAGAVVTRDVPPHTVVGGVPAKVIKEITPEAAKIAQATRTARVYQS from the coding sequence GTGGGACAAGTCCGTCTGTATTTGAGCCGCCAGGCCGATAGCATCGGCCGTTACATCTGGGAGCAGTTCTGGCAGGCATTGGTCGGCTGGGTGCCGACCATCGCCGGTGTTGCGCTGCGCGCAGCGCTATATCGTCTGATCCTGCGGATGGATGGTCTGGCCGCCATCGAGAACAACGTGCGACTGCGCTTCGCTAGCCGGATCCGGCTGGGCAGGGGCAGCTACCTCGACCAGGGGGTATACATCCATGCCTGCCCGAACGGAGTCGAGATTGGCGAGGGGACGTATGTGATGCATGGCAGCGTGCTGCATGTCTACAACTTCCGAAACCTGCCCAACAGCGGTATTTGGATCGGCAAGAACAGCCTGATCGGTGAGATGAATGTCATCCGAGGGCAAGGTGGGGTGCACATCGGCAACCGGGTGTATACGTCGCCCTTATGCCAGATCATCGCTGTCAATCACGTGTTCGACGACCCAGCGCGCCCCTTCGTTGAGCAAGGCATTACGGCCGAAGGGATCGTGATTGAGGACGACGTGTGGATCGGCAGCGGCGCGGTGATCTTGGATGGCGTACGGGTAGGCAAAGGCGCAGTGGTGGCCGCCGGTGCGGTGGTGACGCGTGACGTGCCGCCACACACGGTGGTCGGCGGCGTGCCGGCCAAGGTGATCAAGGAGATCACGCCGGAAGCCGCCAAGATCGCTCAGGCGACGCGGACAGCGAGGGTGTATCAAAGCTAG
- a CDS encoding glycosyl transferase, with the protein MGAASISLDAVARSVIPATPAAQPQHKLSVIIPAYNEEDGIAEIVERVLAIEPALKKVGVDALELIVVDDGSKDRTADIVRRYSGVRLIQHQVNRNYGGALKTGFHHATGDLLAFLDADSTYPPEYFPQMCKAVLDGADMCVGSRMAGERNDSPKIRQIGNFLFAQLVSLISNTRVTDVASGQRVFRRDVLPLLYPLPDGLNFTPAMSTRALHENLKVVEVAVPHHERSGRSKLGVVRDGVRFLNAIVWTALTYNPARILGAIGLAGIASALVVALVLTAQRLMGVTQLGPWGVFAVFSGLTLGVAGVSVFTLGMMFNYLVSLFHKRPIRQGIFGKPLFKTPLDRQFWWMGGAMVVVGVALAFVALALGLSSSGPAGSNRQWFWMLSSSMIFLVGVQLIVSWVVMRVLEELARREGQVDADLAGNAVK; encoded by the coding sequence ATGGGAGCAGCCAGCATATCACTTGACGCAGTGGCGCGTTCTGTCATACCGGCTACACCGGCCGCTCAGCCGCAACACAAGCTATCGGTCATCATCCCAGCCTACAACGAAGAAGACGGCATCGCCGAAATCGTCGAGCGCGTGCTCGCCATCGAGCCGGCGCTGAAGAAGGTCGGCGTGGACGCGCTGGAGCTGATCGTCGTGGACGACGGCAGCAAGGATCGCACCGCGGACATCGTGCGCCGATACTCCGGCGTGCGCCTGATCCAGCATCAAGTCAACCGGAACTACGGCGGCGCGCTCAAGACCGGTTTCCACCACGCCACTGGCGACCTGCTGGCCTTCCTCGACGCCGACAGCACGTATCCCCCCGAATACTTCCCGCAGATGTGCAAGGCAGTGCTGGACGGCGCAGATATGTGCGTGGGCAGCCGCATGGCCGGCGAGAGAAACGATAGCCCCAAGATCCGCCAGATCGGCAACTTTCTGTTTGCCCAGCTCGTCAGCCTGATCAGCAACACCCGCGTCACCGACGTGGCCAGCGGCCAGCGCGTATTTCGGCGCGACGTGTTGCCGCTGCTCTACCCGTTGCCCGACGGTCTGAATTTCACCCCGGCCATGAGCACCCGGGCGCTGCATGAAAACCTGAAGGTGGTCGAAGTAGCCGTGCCGCATCACGAACGCTCCGGCCGTAGCAAGCTCGGCGTGGTGCGCGACGGCGTACGCTTCCTCAATGCGATCGTGTGGACCGCGTTGACGTACAATCCCGCCCGCATCCTCGGCGCGATCGGCCTGGCTGGGATCGCCTCGGCCCTAGTTGTGGCGCTCGTGCTGACGGCTCAGCGGCTGATGGGGGTGACGCAGCTTGGCCCGTGGGGGGTGTTCGCCGTGTTCTCCGGCCTGACTTTGGGAGTGGCCGGGGTGAGCGTGTTCACCCTGGGCATGATGTTCAATTATCTGGTGTCGCTCTTCCATAAGCGACCGATTCGCCAGGGGATATTCGGCAAGCCCCTCTTCAAAACGCCGCTCGACCGCCAGTTCTGGTGGATGGGCGGAGCGATGGTGGTCGTCGGCGTTGCGCTTGCGTTCGTCGCACTGGCGCTCGGCCTGAGCAGCAGCGGGCCGGCCGGCAGCAACCGGCAGTGGTTCTGGATGCTGAGCAGCAGCATGATCTTTCTGGTCGGCGTTCAGTTGATCGTTTCGTGGGTCGTTATGCGCGTCCTGGAAGAATTGGCGCGGCGCGAGGGGCAGGTAGATGCTGATTTGGCCGGCAACGCCGTCAAATGA